The following nucleotide sequence is from Oryzias latipes chromosome 20, ASM223467v1.
CTAGACAACCCAAAATCCCACAGCACCCATACGGGTCAACCCTgagtgactaaggctttacaaAGACTCGTTAATGACAATCCGTAATTACCTTTTGAAAGATGTCTTTGTCGTCTATGTACTTGAAAACTGTGATGAAGCTGGTCAGCTTGTCTTCCACTTCATTTTCCGTCATTCCCTTTGCAGACTTTTTCAGTAAGTTGTCACAGTATTTTGCCAGCTGCATGGAAAGGCGGAGGAGGGGAACGACCCGGTCAATGACCTGCGAGGAACCCGAACCGCACATGTGCTTGCGTGTCTGCGTCTGTACTCACAAGTTCCGGAGCTTTGCAGATGGACTTAGGCTCTCTGAAGTTAACGACGGATGTCAAAGCCTGAGGAAGAGAAGCCAACATCATCGTCTAAGtgttactttttatttctacaGGAGAAATAATTCCCTTTTTCTCTGCGTTACCTTATCAAGGGCACTCATGAAGTGCTGATCTCCATTGAGGACTGTGTTGATGAGCTGAACGAATTTACTGTGGACCTCCAAAACGGACTCCACAAACAGGGTTGGCATCTACACACATTAGAGGGACAGATTCTTTTCAGCATCCGAGAACATGCACCCATTCAGACAGTGCTGTGCTACTGACGTTTTCCTGAGAGAGGTTACTGGTGCCTCTGATGCCCTCGTTGTGGATGTGAACCTGCAGCTCCTGGATCATGTGAGGCAACCCGCTGGACACAGCCCTCAGCAGGGTGTACATGTTCGCCATGTCTGTGTGAAACAACAACCAATGAGCTAATGAAACGTCATCACTGACGTCAGGAACTAAACAAATAAGAACGGCACACCGACCTTCTCTCTTTTCCTGCCGAATAATGTTCTGGCACTCCCCGTGCAGGAACTGCAGATGATCGGCCACCATCCTCTGCTGGCATTCATGAATGACTTTGGCATAGGAGCTGGGGTGCAGGTACTTCCGGCACCGGACCTCTTCGTCTTTCAACCGCGCCAAGACCTTGTAGGGCGGAGACGAGCACAAAGAGAGCAGCGGTTGGCACAGTTTGAGTGGGAATTGAGCGTCAACCGAAAACGATCCTCACTCCTGAACCGTAGCAGACTAACAAATGCCAGGTCTAAGGGTGCGTTCACAGCAAATGTGATTCATGGGTCAAATTCACGCATCCCTCTTTTCTTTTGACGTGCAACTAGTTAGCTGCTCGACGCTTGTCCAAAAATCTGCCCATAAACTTGGCGATTCTgttgtgtgtgggaggagctacggTCTATCGTTTTTAGCCTCAATGTTCCAAGGAAGCTTTGACTGTATATCTCATATAGAGTTGTCtcaatacaaataagaaaaatatcatacgTTTTGGGGAAGAAAACGATCAGactctcctccatgttggttttggactccttCTGCTGATCTATCCATTAACGTGTCACAGGCCCAAACTAAGTCCTTAATCGCTCGTGTGAATTCttcgccaaagttcagatatttgaactctggaaacaTCACGCTCCTCCGCTTTGTGCCACCTGAAACTGCTAGTCTATCCCGCCGCACCCACCAGTCAATTTGCGCCGCAGGACCTCTGATTGCGTACACTGACTTAGAATTGACAGTAGACACCCAGTCGCGCAAACTACAtgtggtgtgaacgcagcttcagGGTGGTGTAAGTTATAGTGCCCATAAAGCGCAAACGCAACCAACTGGGTCTCATCTCAGATAACTAAGATCAATTACATAGATTGTGTGATAGACACTACAGCTGTGTGAGTGACAGACAGGCAGCGGCTGAGTCCTTGAAATGAATATCAATTAGATTCAGTAAACaagaggttttttattttttgaaaaaacaaataaataaaaatcaaggcTTTGTGGGCAAATTCAGGTCAGTCATCTTTGTTTTGTGTAGCATCTTTTATAAGCAAACCCCCCTTCAAAGGGCTTCAAAAGAgacttttagctttaaaaatgcACCATTTAGATGAATTATCAGCAGAAAAACCCAGAATGAGTGTAGGGGAGAtaggatttaaaaatatgtgacaCAGAGAACAAAACCCTTAAATTCAACTAGAAGCTGGTTTCATCTTTGTTCAGCATAGCAACTAAAGTCCTCCTGGATCAGAACCAAAGCGTTCCAGCAGTCATGGCAGCTGCAGACAACAGTTGCCCAGGGGTCACTGTTGTGTTAAAAGCAGAGCTAATACTCCGTCAACAGATCCTCTACAACAATCACAGCCCCCGTCTGGGAACAAACCGAAAGCCGAACCGGGCTTTCCTGCTGCCAGCCGGAGCGTTTCCCACGGCTGCATTGGTTGAGTTATTTCCCGGCTGTCCTACCTTCTCCATGTACTGAGAGCAGTTGGATTCCTGCATTAGATTGGAGGCTTCCTGCTTGTAATATTCCCCGGTTTTCATCAGAAAAGGCCCTTCAAAGATTTCCTGATAAAACTGCAACAAAGAACCCCCCGCCCCCcaaaaaatcagcttttaatTCATAATAATTACGGTTTTAGGGGGATATTTACCAAGgtagtgatgtttttttttattcacctttAGCGGAAACTTCTTCTTGTACTGTTCAACGTGAACAAAGGAGTTGATAACGCCGTGGATGACTTTCTGGTTGGGGTTCTCGCCACAGCGATCACTGTAAGAAAGAATCAGAACAGCTGTAATGACCGAACGATATTATATTTCTAACGGCGGACGTGCTCCAACTGGACGGCGAACAATGAAGCCCAAAATTTGAAAGAATGTGgggatttaaatttaaaataaaaaattgcttTCTGGACTTCCAAAGCTCAAACCAGAAATCGTAGAGCTCCGCGTTCGGTTATCCGATCTGCTCGGGCCAACATTCTCAATCTGCCTCAGCAATTGTTGCCTGTTATTTACACCCACAGAGGAATTGTGGGTAACTTAATCACATCCATAGCTCCATGTTAATTCACATTATGTACACTTGAGTCAACTTTGATGTGcagtcagagctgctgtttTTCACTCTgagattttattctgaaaatcctgAGAGCATGAAAAGTCGCTTATTTCAAACTAATCCAGGAATTTAAAAACAGGATTGAAttttaataatacatttatttaataataataactttaaGAGTGTGAGACTAAAGTAACTCTGGGGATATTTAACTGCACtctaacatttgagtgtgtgtgtggacaggccccggcctttttgtactacatttgaaccttaccgtaatgataaacaaccagtaaacttgctgctctatgctgcttcattgtcttatccccctcccctcctattatcaccctcgtaccccccccccccctctctaacatccctccctcttcttcccttttctgtccggtccaacaccaaagattttcaaacatggttgaaatgaataaagtttggcctcaattacaaaaggggtttattcagacagacctttggtttgtctgaagattaataacccctcttgttaaagtaaaatatgtccaacacaagaggccgtcagctctcatctgcctgcccagctgttggacaggacaagtaaaaaataaataaataaataaataaatgagggatggggtaaaaaataaagaaatgttcccATACAAAAACTGGTTTTTAAGTAAAGTTTTTCAGGATGGACACTACCACATGGTCATTGAGTTGATCAATCACATTACTATAATAACTAACAATTagtataaacaaaacaaacatactttttgatttcatttagCAACATCCTGATCAGGACGGCCTGAAGAGGTTCGATCATCAACTTCCTCCACATGTCTAGAGCCAACTGGAAAGAAAAGACACAAGTGTTACAGGGCTTTCTGTGTGTATAATTATTATTCATTACTATGTTTCGGTCTCTCCCagtaaagctgcattcacactgaacgACATTGGTTTAAGAAACATGTGTGCATTGCCTCTAATTTGAAATGTATCACATTGGAAGCTCGACAATGATCCAAAAGAGTTTTCTTAAACCTGCCACTCCTGCCGCTCGTCGGAGGAGAAGCTTTTTAGCCTCGTAGCTACATTATGGAAGACACTGGTGATGTTTAGAGATCgggtttattcattttaaagagCTCTGCAAAAGCACTGACAAAcacatgtctgggttcatgaggtcaCTCAGAGATTCTCCCCCCTCCCGTGATTTGATGTAAGAAAAGAAGAAGGAGAACAAATCTACCTCTCCAATCTCCATGAGCGGCTCGTTCATGTCCACGCCGCCATAACCATACTGTAGGTCTGCTTCTGTCAGTTTGTTCTTCTTGATAAACTGTGTGTTGAGATACCTGTACAATGAGTGGATGgcagaaacatgttaaaaagaaaatgtttctgcagtttTACAAAATTGCAACATTAAAAGAAAGTCAATTTCATGATGAgtgaacagaaaagaaaaacctctaATCAgtcaaatatttagaaaatattacaCTTAAATCCAGAATCTGTGCAAAACCTGAGAAATTAGATGTAAACATTTAGAAAGAGTCTTTCACTTTATAACTAGTTTGGTGTTCCGTTGGATTGCAAACATCCTCATACTTCAGCCGTTCAAtggacaaaaatactttaacttTAGGAGGAGTTCATTTTGAAATCATAAggttagatttttatttaatctttagtgcaaaataaatgtacagagTTGCTGTTTAGGTTCTTATTTTTGACACAAATGGGGATTGACGAAGCAGATGACAGGTGGAAACATCCAAATATTTACCGTGTATCCTCACATCCTAttatcatcttttcatctatttttaaagcgttcccagattattttctttaccatgcaatttttagccaaaatccaaaaaacctgTTTGCTGAGCAGCAGTGGCCCACTAAAAATtgagctgtgggcgggactgaGGGACTGACGGTGCAGATCAtccccacccccctttccctcccaGCTCCTGAAAGTTCTCTATTTACACTCTCCTGCTGGCTtagagcccctcacacctccaacctaacattagctgtacaacaaaaatgttaagcaatatcggagctatccagccaaacagttctgatccagatgcaAGCTCagacaaagacgtgcatggatctatttgtctacgagtggatgtatcagaatggagcggagcaggaagtgTGTGGcacgcccagcgtattttctacgtcccaaataagctcttttttaaaaaacttttttcctctacccctgattcacaacaatttgtataaacgaatactcagaaatgcaattgagCTCAATTTGCATGGAGTAATATTaatgccaccacgttgcacacaaaactttgtgttgcaaaagaaaatattaaacatttgcataaatattttcattggagtgggtctaatGAATGAGGGCTTTGGGGTTTGTTGccaaactgacatttttttcctccttttttgacTGATGGTCTGTCTGACTTCCTTTGGCTGCTCCTCCTTTTCCACTGTTTCTGCACTAATTTGTTGAAAATTCAGGTTACAGTCAAACACTCACTGGTCTCATTTACAAAACGCTATGAAGTCATTTAAGTGCAAGGGCAGAGGTAAGGGGAATAAATACACATCAGAAAACCATACAgttaagaacagaaaacatctGTGAGCATATTAGAATTTGCAAGATGATATTTGAAATAGTTAGAATTAGTGTCTGGTGAAGTATTAGTTTAAACATGAGACTCGAGAATTAAAATCATTTACTAAAGATTAAGGATGGAAGAAGTATCTGAATGCAGAAAAATCAAATGCGAATTTTTAGTTGTCTGGCATCCCTGATTAGCGATCTTTATAAATATAGTAGTATAAATAACAATACAAGTCATGCAGGCAGTGTAATTATTAGTATAAAATGGCAGaatattgattgatttttagtatacagtgttccctcagaAGTAACTCTAAAAATAATCCACGATAGGTGAAATCAGTGAAGTAGTCATGTCTGTTTAGTACAATATTTTAGATGtttaaaggctgtaaaactcctaaCTACACATTtgatacacttttctcagacagatatgaatattttcacccttttctctcttatttaaactctcaaagttcaaaccttcgtaTAAAAATGAGTCCAGGAttatggaatgaaaacaaagatctgattgggATTGAAGATATACATCCATCTATCAAGCTGATCCCATTCtatacaggagacacggcacagaggagattgactgacagggtctacagccaatcaggacacagaacacagtgcaccaacaaacagaaaaagggcTGGAAAAGATGAACTGTGATATAGTGAGAAGCCACTATATCACATATAGTACAAAtgatatttaaatgtataaaaagcaataaaaatcaGTGTCTGGcatttcattaaatatttatcctttaaaaatgaaaataatttacaaaGGATCAATTATTATAGTGCTGTAAGGgagtttaaataaacaaaagatggaTCCAATACCTCTGGATTTCCCTTTAAAGAACTTCTTTGTTTCAATATTTTGTGTCTGAAAAATTCTTTCCTTTATTTATGTTACAATGAACATGAATTAAAATTCCACCGTATTCcaaatgaacagttttttttggtaaaaacaggTTTCCCTAACTTAACTAAATTGGTTTtggatagaaataaaataaataaatagatctaACAGCTGAATATATTCTGGATGGATTCAGTAATGTAGCAGTGTCCTCCAGCCCTACCCTGTTGCATGCTGGTAGATGTCAAAAAATACAGTTACCTGTACAAGCAGTCCATGTAGTCAGCGCCTTTGCTGTATTCCTCCCAGTATCTGTGGTACATCACTAAAACCTTTTCCTCCGACTCCAGAACTTTCTAGAAGTACATTCAgatattattactaaaaagcaAGAACTTATGGGGGAAGaagcacttcttttttttctcccgcaAGAGCGTGAAAGGCTTACCTTGTATAACTGTCGGACAtgattttcaagaaaaatttTGGTCTCCGTGTATAATCTTTCCCCCAGGGGTTCTGGGTATGCAACACATAAGGCATAAATGTCGCTGGTGTCTGAGGTCAGGATCACAAACcaagaaaacatcttttttcagaCACATTTATCTCAACAATAGCTAATCTGTATttagaaaaagatgaagaacccATCTACCCTATAAAACAGTGGTCCGcacctttttcaggccatgggccggtttaatgtcagacaagaAACGAGGTTCAAGTGGCCGTccgatttgtttttttagctaaaggttttccttaacttttgagggtaaagtcgatcttcatcctctgtgaaATATTTGCCACTTctctaaactttatttgtacactagatttcaagtaggaaccattaaaaagGGATATAGATTTTCCCgtaacccataactgtcaaagtagAGGCCAAAAAATCTgatgccaacttcagcctcgtcaGACTTTTAGGGTtccacaaatataaaaaataaatgaataaataagacATTGGTCCCTAAAACTTTTTTCTACTGAAACAAACTttccatatgtgttttttttaatgaactttgcCAGCCTGGGGGTCTCAATTTAACGGTCGGAGCAGCAGCTTTAAGAAAGTAGAGGATGGTTTTTTAAACGTGATCGAGCAACTTAACATGCATCAAGAATGAGTGGAATGTGGTGAAGAGAGTCgaggacttttcccaaataaaacttctttcaaaatcagatgataaagaaaatgggaaaaaatgtaggtcgtgtttttttctctctcccacGGACTGGCCTGGAGGTTGGGACCACCGCTATAAATTGCCtacaatctttaaaaaaaaaaaaatctttaaaaggaTACGAGAATCTGTCATTCCAGGTGGCTCTTTCAACATAGTCGAGCATCACAACAGCCTTGATTGTCGTCAGTAACTTGTTCCATGTTTCATCAAAGTCCACCACCCGCGGCTTTAAGGACATTGTAGTTTTTCCTTCAGCCTgactgaaaagaagaaaagaacaggaaataTTGAAAgatgttaaagtcccattcctttaactatgattatgcagCTTTTAAgtccaaaaaattaaaaaaaaaaaaactttcattttctaggccatactttctgcagagcagtccGCCCCACTTTCCATCACCCATCTACTCTCCCACTCTCGTACAACCCCTCACACACCAAGCCCAACAttaccaatgcaacaaaaatgggaagcaatattggagcaatccagctgtacagttttgagccagattccagctgagacgaggaaaacagagacgtacatgaatgcatcagaatggaatggagcagggagcttgtggcccggtcactgtagcttctacgtcacaaatacgatctttttcagacagcagtttttcatctgctcctgactcacaacaatttgaatttaaaaaatactctgaaatgcagtcTTAggttcaattttctttatattatgtcctccaccatcagaaaaacgccacaagaacatgttataaacaccaaacacaatttttactggagtgggtctctaaatgtttgttttgacagCACAGTCACCAAAATAAAGGCTGtatgacaaaaaagaaactgatagtaaaaaaaaagaagaagaaggaagcatcatcaaatacaaaacaaaagtataCGAGGATTTCAAAACAGCACCTGGGAAATTAAACCAATAACACGATTTGAACATCTTTACCAAATAAAACATAGTAacaaggacatttttaaaacaattctttTGATCATGGAAACAACACTCCATAGCACTATTATGTCTGATAATCATTCTGTTCAACAAGAAGAGGCTAACAGCTAAATATTTTGGAGAAAAGTAAAGAGAAAACCTCTGAGCAGCAGCGAAACACTTCATAAAAAATCTATCAACGTTCAAATTAATGCAAGCAGTTGTAATTATTACGTCAAGTGGGAGAAAGAAGGCCCTGTATGTGTTCTTTCATGTTTGTCGTCATTCATTTCAATTGCTATAACGCAACATTAAACATCTCAACATTTGTCTTGAAAAACCACGTCAATATTTATTGTGACTACAATTATGCTACCGAATGCTGTCTCTCCATTTTAGCATCCCTCTGAC
It contains:
- the cul2 gene encoding cullin-2 is translated as MSLKPRVVDFDETWNKLLTTIKAVVMLDYVERATWNDRFSDIYALCVAYPEPLGERLYTETKIFLENHVRQLYKKVLESEEKVLVMYHRYWEEYSKGADYMDCLYRYLNTQFIKKNKLTEADLQYGYGGVDMNEPLMEIGELALDMWRKLMIEPLQAVLIRMLLNEIKNDRCGENPNQKVIHGVINSFVHVEQYKKKFPLKFYQEIFEGPFLMKTGEYYKQEASNLMQESNCSQYMEKVLARLKDEEVRCRKYLHPSSYAKVIHECQQRMVADHLQFLHGECQNIIRQEKREDMANMYTLLRAVSSGLPHMIQELQVHIHNEGIRGTSNLSQENMPTLFVESVLEVHSKFVQLINTVLNGDQHFMSALDKALTSVVNFREPKSICKAPELLAKYCDNLLKKSAKGMTENEVEDKLTSFITVFKYIDDKDIFQKFYARMLAKRLIHGLSLSMDSEEAMINKLKQACGYEFTSKLHRMYTDMSVSADLNNKFNNFIKTQETVVDLGISFQIYVLQAGAWPLTHVPSSTFAIPQELEKSVQMFELFYNQHFSGRKLTWLHYLCTGEVKMNYLSKPYVAMVTTYQMAVLLAFNNSQTVTYKELQDGTQMNEKELQKTVKSLLDVKMLNHDSEKEDIETESTFSLNMSFTSKRTKFKITTSMQKDTPQEMEQTRSAVDEDRKMYLQAAIVRIMKARKVLRHNALIQEVINQSKARFNPSISMIKKCIEVLIDKQYIERSQTSADEYSYVA